One stretch of Glycine soja cultivar W05 chromosome 7, ASM419377v2, whole genome shotgun sequence DNA includes these proteins:
- the LOC114419356 gene encoding uncharacterized protein LOC114419356, producing MANPIPIRAWSRLASLRSSSAPNPESHPKPHTSEPSLKATNTCSRDNNESATKSLPTSPNVHNPMHSQKLKLITPMTFPPAKLKVHPQPRVEVTIEKPNGNASLKTEPGEIQKQGNGPNEKQVTNIENETKGNGIQSKLSSSEGNGIRVITISGENRGAHMQITKSRKKQQQPIHHKMGNSDGEKVRTLSSPPMRGVYGNSNVQCVNNSMLFHTSLTNHDPGMHLIIPKKPIGQGFHLKERVGGQRN from the coding sequence ATGGCTAACCCAATTCCAATTCGTGCATGGTCTCGCTTGGCCTCTCTAAGATCTTCATCAGCTCCCAATCCAGAGTCACATCCTAAACCTCACACTTCAGAACCTTCTCTTAAAGCAACAAACACTTGCTCTCGTGACAATAATGAAAGTGCCACCAAATCTCTACCAACATCACCAAATGTTCACAACCCAATGCACTCTCAAAAGCTCAAACTAATTACCCCTATGACCTTTCCACCCGCCAAATTGAAGGTTCACCCTCAGCCAAGGGTAGAAGTGACCATTGAAAAGCCTAATGGCAATGCTTCACTGAAGACTGAACCAGGAGAAATCCAAAAGCAAGGCAATGGCCCAAATGAAAAACAAGTGACAAACATAGAAAATGAAACCAAAGGGAATGGTATTCAATCAAAGCTTTCGAGTTCTGAGGGCAATGGCATAAGGGTCATAACAATTTCAGGGGAAAACAGAGGTGCACACATGCAAATAACCAAATCCCGAaagaaacaacaacaacccATTCATCACAAGATGGGAAATTCTGATGGTGAGAAAGTGAGAACACTATCTTCGCCTCCAATGAGAGGTGTGTACGGGAACAGCAATGTGCAGTGTGTCAACAACTCAATGTTGTTCCACACTAGTTTAACCAACCATGATCCTGGAATGCACCTTATTATCCCAAAAAAGCCAATTGGTCAAGGATTCCATCTCAAGGAACGTGTTGGTGGTCAACGCAATTGA